A region of Trichoplusia ni isolate ovarian cell line Hi5 chromosome 21, tn1, whole genome shotgun sequence DNA encodes the following proteins:
- the LOC113504220 gene encoding uncharacterized protein LOC113504220, with protein MEQLSSPKTSPDVMNVTLRKKSQPKSTTNCRESCLNEDTLREIIKDELAAALKSSFKDLLTDQLKNIQEEISEFKVSFGFFNEKFEDFRKRSDEKDAIIDQLRSDNTKLQQNVIDLTTRLCIVEQNMRENNVEINGLPENKSENLVQTLQNIAKVTSCDISDSDIMQVTRVAKLNKENNRPRTVIAKLRSPRQRDNLLAAVGDYNKKHPTDKLSSHHIGIGGNRVPIYVSEHLCPTGKYLHAATRKMAKELSYNFVWIRNGRIFVRKDIYSKPIYIRNQDSLKLMKPTDVAV; from the coding sequence atggaacAATTATCGAGCCCAAAAACATCACCTGATGTAATGAACGTGACTCTAAGGAAAAAAAGTCAGCCCAAGTCCACGACAAATTGCCGAGAAAGCTGTTTAAACGAAGACACGTTAAGAGAAATAATTAAGGATGAATTGGCTGCGGCACTTAAATCGTCCTTTAAAGATTTACTCACtgatcaattgaaaaacatACAAGAAGAGATATCTGAATTCAAAGTTTCGTTTGGATTTTTCAACGAGAAATTCGAAGATTTTAGGAAACGTTCAGACGAAAAGGATGCCATAATTGATCAATTACGTAGCGATAACACAAAACTTCAGCAAAATGTCATTGACCTTACTACTCGATTATGTATTGTTGAACAAAACATGCGTGAAAACAACGTGGAAATAAACGGTTTGCCCGAAAACAAGTCCGAAAACCTAGTACAGACACTACAGAATATCGCGAAAGTAACCAGCTGCGATATTAGCGATAGTGACATCATGCAAGTTACAAGAGTTGCCAAACTAAACAAAGAGAACAACCGCCCACGTACTGTGATCGCTAAGCTCCGCAGCCCCCGTCAGCGTGACAACCTTCTGGCTGCCGTGGGAGATTATAACAAGAAACACCCCACGGACAAATTGAGCTCACATCACATTGGCATAGGTGGTAACAGAGTGCCTATTTATGTTAGCGAGCATTTGTGCCCTACTGGAAAATACCTCCACGCTGCGACACGCAAGATGGCTAAAGAACTGTCATACAACTTTGTCTGGATACGAAATGGCCGTATTTTTGTCAGAAAGGACATCTACTCAAAACCTATCTACATACGCAATCAGGATAGCTTAAAATTGATGAAACCAACAGACGTCGCAGTTTAA